A single Thermaerobacter sp. FW80 DNA region contains:
- a CDS encoding exo-beta-N-acetylmuramidase NamZ domain-containing protein, translating to MKPSARGRLRPSGAASLASMLIVALAALALATFGAEGRGATARQRVRTGLEVLLDHRLDLIRGKRVGIITNPTGILPDLRHGVDALAAAEGVELVAIFGPEHGFRGSAQAGGSEGSYVDERTGVLVYDLYGKDRDAIAQLFRQTGVDAVLFDIQDVGTRYYTYIWTMADALEAAALTGTEFIVLDRPNPTGGIRAEGPVLDPAYSSFVGRYPIAQRHGMTVGELALMFNEVFVPERTGGHRARLTVVPMQGWFRDMYFEETGLPWVMPSPNMPTVDTAMVYIGTGLIEGTNLSEGRGTTRPFELVGAPYVDWRLSQRLDSLNLPGVRFREAYFAPTFSKYAGRTVGGIQLYVTDRDRFDPIRTAIAIMVEAKRLYGDRFQWRSDLWIDRLTGSSYVRTAIDAGRGVDEIVAGWQRDLAAFNALRERYLLYRLRGGGRFR from the coding sequence ATGAAGCCATCCGCGAGGGGGCGGCTTCGTCCATCCGGGGCGGCCTCGCTGGCCTCGATGCTCATCGTGGCCCTCGCCGCCTTGGCCCTGGCCACCTTCGGGGCGGAGGGACGGGGTGCCACGGCCCGGCAGCGGGTCCGCACGGGCCTGGAGGTGCTGCTCGACCATCGGCTCGACCTCATCCGGGGAAAGCGGGTCGGCATCATCACGAATCCCACGGGGATCCTGCCGGACCTGCGCCACGGCGTGGACGCCCTGGCGGCGGCGGAGGGCGTCGAGCTGGTGGCGATCTTCGGCCCGGAGCACGGCTTTCGCGGCTCGGCCCAGGCCGGCGGGTCGGAGGGCAGCTACGTGGACGAGCGCACCGGCGTGCTCGTCTACGACCTCTACGGGAAGGACCGGGACGCCATCGCCCAGCTCTTCCGCCAGACCGGGGTGGACGCCGTGCTCTTCGACATCCAGGACGTGGGCACCCGCTACTACACCTACATCTGGACCATGGCCGACGCCCTGGAGGCCGCCGCGCTGACGGGGACGGAATTCATCGTCCTCGATCGGCCCAACCCCACGGGCGGCATCCGGGCGGAGGGACCCGTGCTGGACCCGGCCTACAGCAGCTTCGTCGGCCGCTATCCCATCGCCCAGCGCCACGGCATGACCGTGGGCGAGCTGGCCCTGATGTTCAACGAGGTGTTCGTCCCCGAGCGCACCGGCGGGCACAGGGCGCGGCTCACGGTGGTCCCCATGCAGGGCTGGTTCCGCGACATGTACTTCGAGGAGACCGGTCTTCCGTGGGTCATGCCCTCGCCCAACATGCCCACGGTGGACACCGCCATGGTGTACATCGGCACCGGCCTCATCGAGGGCACCAACCTCTCCGAGGGCCGCGGCACCACCCGACCCTTCGAGCTGGTGGGCGCGCCCTACGTGGACTGGCGCCTCAGCCAGCGCCTCGACAGCCTGAACCTGCCCGGCGTGCGCTTCCGCGAGGCCTACTTCGCGCCGACCTTCAGCAAGTATGCGGGGCGGACCGTGGGCGGCATCCAGCTGTACGTCACCGACCGCGACCGGTTCGACCCGATCCGCACGGCCATCGCCATCATGGTGGAGGCGAAGCGGCTCTACGGCGACCGCTTCCAGTGGCGGTCCGACCTGTGGATCGACCGACTCACGGGGTCGAGCTACGTGCGCACGGCCATCGATGCGGGCCGCGGCGTGGATGAGATCGTCGCCGGTTGGCAGCGGGATCTGGCGGCGTTCAACGCCCTCCGCGAGCGGTACCTTCTGTACCGTCTCCGCGGTGGCGGCCGCTTCCGGTGA
- a CDS encoding ABC transporter ATP-binding protein yields MAMLELAGVHVFYGPIHALKGIDLAVDEGEIVALLGANGAGKSTTLRAISGLVRPHQGSIRFRGQDLLRLPAHRLPALGIAHAPEGRRIFGPLTVDENLTLGAYPQADRAAVEETRRWVFDLFPRLKERRRQLAGTMSGGEQQMLAIGRALMSRPRLLLLDEPSLGLAPLVVRQIFQTIREINRQGVTVLLVEQNARAALKLAHRAYVLETGSVALAGPAAELARDPRMQAAYLGGRAGRAG; encoded by the coding sequence ATGGCGATGCTGGAGCTGGCCGGAGTCCACGTCTTCTATGGGCCGATCCACGCCCTGAAGGGCATCGACCTGGCGGTGGACGAGGGCGAGATCGTCGCGCTGCTCGGGGCCAACGGCGCCGGCAAGTCCACCACGCTGCGGGCGATCTCGGGCCTGGTGCGGCCCCACCAGGGGAGCATCCGCTTCCGCGGGCAGGACCTGCTGCGCCTGCCCGCCCACCGTCTGCCCGCCCTGGGCATCGCCCACGCCCCCGAGGGGCGCCGCATCTTCGGTCCCCTGACGGTGGACGAGAACCTGACCCTGGGCGCCTACCCCCAGGCCGACCGGGCGGCGGTGGAGGAGACGCGGCGCTGGGTGTTCGATCTCTTCCCGCGGCTGAAGGAGCGGCGGCGGCAGCTGGCGGGGACGATGTCCGGCGGCGAGCAGCAGATGCTGGCCATCGGCCGCGCCCTGATGTCCCGGCCCCGGCTGCTTTTGCTGGACGAACCCAGCCTGGGCCTGGCGCCCCTGGTGGTGCGGCAGATCTTCCAGACGATCCGGGAGATCAACCGCCAGGGCGTCACCGTGCTGCTGGTCGAGCAGAACGCCCGGGCGGCGCTGAAGCTGGCCCACCGCGCCTACGTCCTGGAGACGGGGTCCGTCGCGCTGGCGGGCCCGGCCGCCGAGCTCGCCCGCGATCCGCGGATGCAGGCGGCCTACCTGGGCGGCCGGGCGGGCCGCGCCGGGTGA
- a CDS encoding serine hydrolase, which translates to MRKPRGTVAVRVLALALLLAVTRTAAGGAVAAAAAPPVRSSPTPREPGPSMEAERGGASKAGRDEGRAGAGIPPTTAADWWSRNPSRLLQPGTPEDAGMIGAYLDRIDGAVRTGIEAGVFPGAVVLVARHGRIVKHQAYGHALKYATDREPLPPSAWLPMRPDTVFDLASVTKLFTSIAVMQLAERARIDLDDPVAKYVPEFGLAGKDFVTVRQLLTHTSGLPAWKPLYTWPGTPADRLRAVLETPLTDPPGTVYRYSDLGMIVLGVLVERVSGLPLDRYIAEHITEPLGMRDTMFNPPASLRERIAATEYQPWTNRSLVWGSVHDENAHALGGVAGHAGLFSTARDLAVLAQALLNGGRYGNARILKPQTVSAMMVNQLPEMLGNDHGLGWELNQGWYMDALASPFTAGHTGYTGTSLVIDPRSETVVVLLTNRVHPTRNGGSVNPWRRQVARLVARSLPVRPWSGQRAWYGGMGDGVEHTLQRTIPVDGPATLRFHTWFDLEEGFDFGYVEISLDGGQHWEPLRGRLKVPPSTGAGAIGGASVAVEGVLTGSSGGRWLEAELDLPPARGWVTLRFRYVTDASVNGRGWYVDEVVVVGQTGMIWRDRGDTEAGWTAKGWTLSTD; encoded by the coding sequence ATGCGTAAGCCGCGCGGAACGGTGGCCGTGCGAGTCCTGGCCCTGGCGCTCCTTCTGGCCGTGACCAGGACCGCGGCAGGCGGGGCCGTGGCGGCAGCGGCGGCTCCACCCGTCCGGTCGTCCCCGACACCGCGGGAGCCGGGACCGTCGATGGAAGCCGAACGCGGCGGTGCAAGCAAGGCCGGCAGGGATGAAGGCAGGGCCGGGGCCGGGATCCCGCCGACCACGGCGGCGGACTGGTGGTCGCGCAACCCATCCCGGCTGCTGCAACCGGGGACGCCGGAGGACGCCGGCATGATCGGCGCCTACCTGGACCGGATCGACGGTGCCGTCCGCACCGGGATCGAGGCCGGCGTCTTCCCGGGGGCGGTGGTGTTGGTCGCGCGGCACGGCCGCATCGTGAAGCACCAGGCGTACGGCCATGCCCTGAAGTACGCCACGGACCGGGAGCCCCTCCCTCCGTCCGCCTGGCTGCCGATGCGGCCAGACACCGTGTTCGACCTGGCGTCGGTGACCAAGCTCTTCACGTCCATTGCCGTCATGCAATTGGCGGAACGCGCGCGGATCGACCTGGACGACCCCGTGGCGAAGTACGTGCCGGAGTTCGGTCTAGCAGGCAAGGATTTCGTGACAGTTCGGCAACTCCTGACCCATACGTCGGGCCTTCCGGCCTGGAAGCCGCTCTACACGTGGCCGGGGACGCCCGCCGACCGGTTGCGGGCTGTCCTGGAGACTCCGCTGACCGACCCTCCAGGCACCGTGTACCGTTACAGCGATCTGGGGATGATCGTCCTTGGCGTGCTCGTCGAGCGGGTCTCGGGGTTGCCGCTGGACCGTTACATCGCGGAACACATCACCGAGCCTCTGGGTATGAGGGACACGATGTTCAACCCACCCGCATCCTTGCGGGAACGCATCGCCGCCACGGAGTATCAGCCCTGGACGAACCGCAGCCTGGTTTGGGGTTCCGTGCACGACGAGAACGCCCATGCGCTGGGTGGGGTGGCCGGGCATGCCGGGCTGTTCTCCACAGCCCGGGATCTGGCTGTCTTGGCGCAGGCACTGCTGAACGGTGGGCGCTACGGCAACGCCCGGATCCTGAAGCCGCAAACGGTGAGCGCGATGATGGTCAACCAGCTGCCTGAGATGCTGGGGAACGATCACGGTCTCGGCTGGGAACTCAACCAAGGATGGTACATGGATGCCTTGGCATCACCATTCACCGCGGGACACACGGGGTACACCGGTACGTCCCTGGTTATCGACCCGCGCTCGGAGACGGTGGTCGTCCTGCTGACGAACCGCGTCCACCCGACGCGCAACGGAGGTAGCGTCAACCCCTGGCGACGCCAGGTGGCCCGTCTGGTGGCCCGATCGCTGCCGGTACGACCTTGGAGCGGCCAACGAGCTTGGTACGGCGGCATGGGTGACGGCGTTGAGCACACGCTACAGCGGACCATCCCGGTCGACGGCCCGGCTACGCTGCGATTCCACACCTGGTTCGATCTCGAGGAGGGCTTCGACTTCGGCTACGTGGAGATCTCGTTGGACGGGGGTCAGCACTGGGAACCCTTGCGCGGGCGGCTCAAGGTCCCGCCATCCACGGGGGCTGGGGCCATCGGCGGAGCCTCGGTTGCGGTGGAAGGCGTCCTGACCGGTTCCTCGGGTGGCCGGTGGCTGGAGGCGGAACTCGACCTCCCCCCTGCCCGTGGATGGGTCACCCTTCGCTTCCGCTACGTCACGGACGCTTCGGTCAACGGGCGGGGCTGGTACGTGGACGAGGTCGTGGTCGTCGGGCAGACGGGGATGATCTGGCGGGACCGG
- a CDS encoding DMT family transporter — MAYLLLAITPLLWAGNWTIAKELVRRVHPADLVLVRWVLAALVLAPVVYWREGGLPRPRGREWLAVALCGLTGMAGYNTLQYIAQQQTTNINGTLIYTASPALTFLLAVPLLGERVTGRRAVGAALSLAGTAWILSGGSLAVLRAWRFNPGDLLMVAASASWAVYTVVTRVATRRLSPLGLTLYAAAAGAVMTAAVRGWDLVARAGAWSLSLRDTWAVLYIGVVSSAVAYLFWNEGVRRIGAGPASIFANLLPVYTAALSISLLGERLTTAHVVGGLAVLVGVYLVAAPGGPAAPVSVRPAAPAARHRAGDR, encoded by the coding sequence TTGGCTTACCTGCTGCTGGCGATCACCCCGCTGCTCTGGGCGGGCAACTGGACCATCGCCAAGGAGCTGGTGCGCCGCGTCCATCCCGCCGACCTGGTGCTGGTGCGGTGGGTGCTGGCGGCGCTGGTTCTGGCTCCCGTCGTGTACTGGCGGGAGGGCGGGCTCCCCCGGCCCCGCGGCCGGGAGTGGCTGGCCGTGGCGCTGTGCGGCCTGACCGGCATGGCGGGGTACAACACCCTGCAGTACATCGCCCAACAGCAGACCACCAACATCAACGGGACCCTGATCTACACGGCGTCGCCCGCCCTGACCTTCCTGCTGGCGGTGCCCCTGCTCGGGGAGCGGGTGACGGGGCGGCGGGCCGTGGGCGCCGCCTTGAGCCTCGCCGGGACGGCGTGGATCCTCTCCGGCGGGTCCCTGGCGGTGCTGCGGGCTTGGCGGTTCAACCCCGGCGACCTGCTGATGGTGGCCGCCTCCGCCAGCTGGGCCGTGTACACCGTGGTCACCCGGGTGGCGACGCGCCGCCTCTCGCCCCTGGGCCTCACCCTCTACGCCGCGGCGGCCGGCGCGGTGATGACCGCCGCCGTCCGCGGCTGGGACCTGGTGGCCCGGGCGGGGGCCTGGAGCCTCTCGCTCCGCGACACCTGGGCGGTGCTTTACATCGGGGTCGTCTCGTCCGCCGTCGCCTACCTCTTCTGGAACGAGGGCGTCCGCCGCATCGGTGCCGGCCCGGCGTCCATCTTCGCCAACCTCCTGCCGGTGTACACCGCCGCCCTCTCCATCAGCCTGCTGGGCGAGCGGCTGACGACGGCCCACGTGGTGGGGGGGCTCGCGGTCCTGGTCGGCGTGTACCTGGTGGCCGCGCCGGGCGGACCGGCGGCGCCCGTGTCCGTCCGCCCGGCGGCCCCGGCCGCCCGTCACCGGGCGGGCGACCGCTGA
- a CDS encoding branched-chain amino acid ABC transporter permease, producing MAKDSRIGRAWSYIREDEVAAAAMGIDTGRYKVLAFAVGGALAGVAGNLYAAKMGVIAPESFSFWESVVMFAIVILGGTGSIPGVFLGTFAMVVLPQLFRGLADYRMLVFGAAMVVLMIVRPEGLWPSRRWRLAMRGGDGSAAVPGGAGGWPAAAEGGLPGAPAGGAGDGPGAAAGGAAGGR from the coding sequence GTGGCCAAGGACAGCCGCATCGGCCGGGCCTGGAGCTACATCCGGGAGGACGAGGTGGCCGCGGCGGCCATGGGCATCGACACCGGCCGGTACAAGGTGCTGGCCTTCGCCGTCGGCGGCGCCCTGGCCGGGGTGGCCGGGAACCTGTACGCGGCGAAGATGGGGGTGATCGCGCCGGAGAGCTTCTCCTTCTGGGAGTCGGTGGTGATGTTCGCCATCGTCATCCTGGGCGGCACGGGCTCCATCCCCGGCGTGTTCCTGGGCACTTTCGCCATGGTGGTGCTGCCCCAGCTCTTCCGCGGGCTGGCCGACTACCGCATGCTGGTCTTCGGCGCGGCCATGGTGGTGCTGATGATCGTCCGGCCCGAGGGCCTCTGGCCCAGCCGGCGCTGGCGGCTGGCGATGCGGGGCGGCGACGGGTCGGCCGCCGTGCCGGGGGGCGCCGGCGGATGGCCCGCCGCGGCGGAGGGTGGGCTCCCCGGCGCGCCGGCAGGCGGCGCGGGCGACGGTCCGGGGGCGGCCGCCGGCGGTGCCGCCGGGGGGAGGTGA
- the asnB gene encoding asparagine synthase B, producing the protein MCGIAGATAPRGEAVGRMLEAMAHRGPDDQGLWIGERITLGHRRLSIIDLAGGHQPLANEDGSIRVVFNGEIYNYRELRDELAARGHRLRTQTDTEVLVHLYEDEGPALVRRLYGMFAFALATPDGLFLARDPLGIKPLYVGRDRHGALLFASEIGALLPHVETIEEFPPGHYWTERDGFVRYYELPPVRYDLPSPEAAVDELVARLRRAVRRRLVADVPVGVFLSGGLDSSLIAALVAEVRAETGEPVHSFAVGMEGSEDLERARLVAAHLGTVHHEYAFTREELIGLLPAVIRRLESFDAALVRSAVPTYLVSRLARRYVKVVLSGEGADELFGGYQYLKRPEIRARLQDELREITLALHNTNLQRVDRMTMAHGLEGRVPFLSVTLVDLAWRIPPRWKIHDRTGTEKWILRQAARRFLPAAVVQREKAKFAMGTGVGPTLERFAEAAVSDREWAEGRQPWPGLELGSKEELLYFRWFCQAFGPRARLAARLVGRSRSLNPHELYAPGWRERTSRTGTETP; encoded by the coding sequence ATGTGCGGCATCGCCGGCGCCACCGCCCCCCGCGGCGAGGCGGTGGGCCGCATGCTGGAGGCCATGGCACATCGGGGGCCCGACGACCAGGGACTGTGGATCGGCGAGCGGATCACCCTCGGACACCGCCGGCTGTCCATCATCGACCTGGCGGGCGGGCACCAGCCCCTGGCCAACGAAGACGGCTCCATCCGCGTGGTGTTCAACGGCGAGATCTACAACTACCGCGAGCTGCGGGACGAGCTGGCCGCCCGCGGCCACCGCCTCCGCACCCAGACCGACACCGAGGTCCTGGTCCACCTCTACGAGGACGAGGGGCCGGCCCTGGTGCGGCGGCTCTACGGCATGTTCGCCTTCGCCCTCGCGACGCCCGACGGCCTGTTCCTCGCCCGCGACCCCCTGGGCATCAAGCCGCTCTACGTCGGGCGCGACCGCCATGGCGCGCTGCTCTTCGCCTCGGAGATCGGCGCCCTGCTGCCCCACGTGGAGACCATCGAGGAGTTCCCCCCCGGCCACTACTGGACCGAGCGGGACGGGTTCGTCCGGTACTACGAGCTGCCCCCCGTGCGGTACGACCTGCCCAGCCCGGAGGCCGCCGTGGACGAGCTCGTCGCCCGCCTGCGGCGGGCGGTGCGGCGGCGGCTGGTGGCCGACGTGCCGGTGGGCGTGTTCCTCAGCGGGGGCCTGGACAGCAGCCTGATCGCCGCGCTGGTGGCGGAGGTGCGGGCCGAGACCGGAGAGCCGGTCCATTCCTTCGCCGTGGGCATGGAGGGCAGCGAGGACCTGGAGCGCGCGCGGCTGGTGGCGGCGCACCTCGGCACCGTCCACCACGAGTACGCCTTCACCCGGGAGGAGCTGATCGGGCTGCTGCCCGCGGTCATCCGGCGGCTCGAGTCCTTCGACGCCGCGCTGGTGCGCAGCGCCGTCCCGACGTACCTGGTGTCGCGGCTGGCGCGCCGGTACGTCAAGGTGGTGCTCTCGGGCGAGGGAGCGGACGAGCTCTTCGGCGGATACCAGTACCTCAAGCGGCCGGAGATCCGGGCGCGGCTGCAGGACGAGCTGCGGGAGATCACCCTGGCGCTGCACAACACGAACCTGCAACGGGTCGACCGCATGACCATGGCCCACGGCCTAGAGGGGCGGGTCCCCTTCCTCTCGGTGACCCTGGTCGACCTGGCCTGGCGCATCCCCCCGCGCTGGAAGATCCACGACCGCACCGGGACCGAGAAGTGGATCCTGCGCCAGGCGGCGCGCCGCTTCCTGCCCGCGGCCGTGGTGCAGCGGGAGAAGGCGAAGTTCGCCATGGGCACGGGCGTGGGGCCCACCCTGGAGCGCTTCGCCGAAGCCGCCGTCAGCGACCGCGAGTGGGCGGAGGGCCGGCAGCCGTGGCCGGGCCTGGAGCTGGGCAGCAAGGAGGAGCTCCTCTACTTCCGCTGGTTCTGCCAGGCCTTCGGCCCCCGGGCGCGCTTGGCCGCCCGGCTGGTGGGACGCAGCCGCAGCCTGAACCCGCACGAGCTCTACGCCCCGGGCTGGCGGGAGCGGACGTCCCGCACGGGGACGGAGACGCCGTGA
- a CDS encoding glycoside hydrolase family 3 protein → MRRRRGRGRRVLGMLAVVVWVAGFVLSVPAAAGPARDGVKGPPGGWGDERVRRGWIQRIVARMTLEEKVGQMFMIDVYGRTPTDPDYEDENLRSGRGVRNFAEAIQRYHVGGFIYFNWNGNIGIPLDPQQVQSLSNGLQQLARQQRVPIPLLIATDQEGGIVARVRQPATEFPGNMALGATRSAELAEAAARITARELRALGINMNLAPVLDVNVNPANPVIGVRSYGEDPELVARLGVAQVRGYQGEGVIATVKHFPGHGDTDVDSHYGLPIIHHDRETLERVDLRPFREAIAAGVDAVMTAHIVVPALDDAGLPATLSRPILTGVLREELGFDGVIITDALGMQGAQVLPPERIPVEAIKAGADILLMPPDVSLAFNAVVDAVRRGEIAERRIDQSVYRILELKMRRGLFAWDLPGAADLALLGTAESQAVARQAADRSITLLRNEGSVLPLGRGTRVTVVGPRTAGAELLASELAAKGLAVTALGTGLNPTASEQDEAVRRAAAADAVVVTTYNAPSYPGQGQLVGRLVATGKPVIVAATRNPYDAMVLPATAGYLATYGHQPVSLAALARVLVGEVNPSGRLPVTVPGLFDYGAGLRFDPGSGAQ, encoded by the coding sequence GTGCGGAGGCGGCGAGGGCGGGGCCGTAGGGTCCTGGGGATGCTGGCGGTCGTCGTGTGGGTGGCCGGGTTCGTCCTGTCGGTCCCCGCCGCGGCCGGCCCGGCGCGGGACGGGGTGAAGGGCCCGCCGGGCGGCTGGGGGGACGAGCGGGTCCGTCGCGGGTGGATCCAGCGGATCGTTGCCCGCATGACCCTGGAGGAGAAGGTCGGCCAGATGTTCATGATCGACGTCTACGGGCGGACCCCCACCGACCCCGACTACGAGGACGAGAACCTGCGGTCGGGGCGCGGCGTGCGCAACTTCGCCGAGGCCATCCAGCGGTACCACGTGGGCGGCTTCATCTACTTCAACTGGAACGGCAACATCGGGATCCCCCTGGATCCGCAGCAGGTCCAGAGCCTGTCCAACGGGCTGCAGCAGCTGGCCCGCCAGCAGCGCGTGCCCATCCCGCTGCTGATCGCCACCGACCAGGAGGGCGGCATCGTCGCCCGGGTGCGGCAGCCGGCGACGGAGTTCCCCGGCAACATGGCCCTGGGCGCCACCCGGTCGGCGGAACTGGCCGAGGCGGCGGCCCGGATCACCGCCCGGGAGCTGCGGGCGCTGGGCATCAACATGAACCTGGCGCCGGTGCTGGACGTGAACGTCAACCCGGCCAATCCCGTCATCGGCGTGCGCTCCTACGGCGAGGACCCGGAGCTGGTGGCCCGCCTGGGCGTGGCGCAGGTCCGGGGCTACCAGGGCGAGGGCGTCATCGCCACGGTGAAGCACTTCCCCGGCCACGGCGACACGGACGTCGACTCCCACTACGGGCTGCCCATCATCCACCACGACCGGGAGACCCTGGAGCGGGTCGACCTGCGCCCGTTCCGCGAGGCCATCGCCGCGGGCGTCGACGCGGTGATGACCGCCCACATCGTGGTCCCGGCGCTGGACGACGCCGGCCTGCCGGCCACCCTGTCCCGCCCGATCCTGACCGGCGTGTTGCGGGAGGAACTGGGCTTCGACGGGGTGATCATCACCGACGCCCTGGGGATGCAAGGGGCGCAGGTCCTTCCCCCCGAGCGGATCCCGGTGGAGGCCATCAAGGCGGGGGCGGACATCCTGTTGATGCCTCCCGACGTGTCCCTGGCGTTCAACGCGGTGGTGGATGCCGTGCGGCGGGGGGAGATCGCCGAGCGCCGCATCGACCAGTCGGTGTACCGGATCCTGGAGCTCAAGATGCGCCGCGGCCTCTTCGCCTGGGATCTGCCCGGCGCGGCGGACCTCGCCCTCCTCGGCACCGCGGAGAGCCAGGCCGTGGCGCGCCAGGCGGCGGACCGCAGCATCACCCTCCTGCGCAATGAGGGGTCGGTGCTGCCCCTGGGCCGCGGGACCCGGGTGACGGTGGTCGGTCCCCGCACGGCAGGGGCCGAGCTCCTGGCCAGCGAGCTGGCGGCCAAGGGGTTGGCGGTGACGGCCCTGGGCACGGGGCTCAACCCCACGGCGAGCGAGCAGGACGAGGCGGTCCGCCGGGCCGCGGCGGCGGACGCGGTGGTGGTGACCACCTACAACGCGCCTTCCTACCCAGGCCAGGGGCAGCTGGTGGGACGCCTGGTGGCCACGGGCAAACCGGTGATCGTGGCGGCGACCCGCAACCCCTACGACGCCATGGTGCTACCGGCGACAGCCGGCTACCTGGCCACCTACGGCCACCAGCCCGTGTCCCTGGCGGCCCTGGCGCGAGTGCTGGTGGGCGAGGTGAACCCGTCCGGCCGCCTGCCGGTGACGGTGCCCGGGCTCTTCGACTACGGTGCGGGATTGCGCTTCGATCCGGGCTCCGGGGCGCAGTAG
- a CDS encoding ABC transporter ATP-binding protein, translating to MALLAVEGVTKRFGGLVAVRDVSFEVREGEILALIGPNGAGKTTVFNLITGIYRPDAGDVFLGGRRVTGLPPHAMAALGVARTFQNLRLFRNLTVLENAMAGPHHRAWAGFWAAVLRTPAQRREEAWIRAEAEEALRRVGLWELRHALARNLPYGQQKRLEIARALAARPRLLILDEPAGGLNEQERAELVELVRRVRADGITVLLIEHDMNLVMGLSDRVVVLDNGVKIAEGTPAEVQADPQVVEAYLGREEDEF from the coding sequence GTGGCCCTGCTGGCCGTGGAGGGCGTGACCAAGCGCTTCGGCGGCCTGGTGGCCGTGCGGGACGTCAGCTTCGAGGTGCGCGAGGGCGAGATCCTGGCCCTGATCGGCCCCAACGGCGCCGGCAAGACCACGGTGTTCAACCTGATCACCGGGATCTACCGGCCCGACGCGGGCGACGTGTTCCTGGGCGGCCGCCGGGTCACGGGGCTCCCGCCCCACGCCATGGCCGCCCTCGGCGTGGCCCGCACCTTCCAGAACCTGCGGCTCTTCCGCAACTTGACGGTGCTGGAGAACGCGATGGCGGGACCCCATCACCGGGCGTGGGCGGGGTTCTGGGCCGCGGTGCTGCGCACCCCCGCCCAGCGGCGGGAGGAGGCCTGGATCCGGGCGGAGGCCGAGGAGGCGCTGCGCCGCGTGGGCCTGTGGGAGCTGCGCCACGCGCTGGCCCGCAACCTGCCCTACGGCCAGCAGAAGCGCCTGGAGATCGCCCGGGCCCTGGCCGCCCGGCCGCGGCTCCTCATCCTGGACGAACCGGCCGGCGGCCTCAACGAGCAGGAGCGCGCCGAGCTGGTGGAGCTGGTGCGGCGGGTGCGGGCGGACGGCATCACCGTGCTCCTCATCGAGCACGACATGAACCTGGTCATGGGCCTGTCCGACCGCGTGGTGGTGCTGGACAACGGCGTCAAGATCGCCGAGGGGACGCCGGCGGAGGTGCAGGCCGACCCCCAGGTCGTCGAGGCCTACCTGGGGCGGGAAGAGGATGAGTTCTGA